A stretch of DNA from Arachis hypogaea cultivar Tifrunner chromosome 19, arahy.Tifrunner.gnm2.J5K5, whole genome shotgun sequence:
CTCAATAACAAAAGGCACCTGTTGACATACTTGACTACTCAAGGCATTTTGAGATGTGGGTGTACGAACAATTAGATTATAATCTAACATGGTGAAATCTAATCCCAACTCATGCGCAACAGTCTCAGAAATAAATGAATGTGATGCACCAGAGTCATACAGTATAGTTAAAAGTCGAGATTTGATATAACACTGACCTTGAATTAGGGAGTCTAATTTCATTGCGTCAACAGCAGTCATAGCAAACACACGTCCTTGCTGTCGCGGCCTATCTATTCCTTGTACTGGCTTCTTCGGATAGTCCTTAGCCATATGTCCAGGCTGACCACAAGAAAAACAGATAACGCCTGTAAGATGACAAGGTCTACCTCCATGCTCCTTTCCGCACTGCCTACATACTGGTCGCATCTGCGCCTGCTGAGGTCGCTTACCCATATCCTGTCTCATTCTTCCTCCATTCCCTCCTGTAGGACGTGCATGAACATTTCTATTCTGATTGTACCTTCGTAAAGGCATTGCTCCCTGCTTAAAATTCCTTCCCTGAGGAGCTGTATACCGATTATAATTCTGAAAAGAAGATCTTGGGCGATTCATCGGAGCTGCAGCTATCTTCTTAGCACAGTCCTCTACTAGCTGACTCTTATTAACCAAATCCGCAAAATTCCGTATTTCCAATGGAACCACTGAGTTCAACAAATCTTCACGGAGTCCCCCTTCAAATTTCAAACATTTCCACTCTTCGAAATCTGCTGGATTCCCTTGACAAACCTTGGAAAAACGACATAAATCTTCAAACTTCCTTGTATACTCAACAACGGACATACTTCCCTGTTTCAACTGCataactccatctcctttgcctCACGAGTAACTctaggaaagtacttcttatagaactcttctttgAAAACATCCCACAAAATATTACCCTTATCTTGCTGCAATAAACGTTGAATGCCCTGCCACCAGTGCTGAGCATCCCCTTCCAACATATAAGTAGCAAATTCTACATACTGTTCTTCCGGGACATGATATGCCCTCAAGGACCTTTCTATGCCTCGGAACTAATTATCAGCTTCAGTTGCTACAGTCGTACCCTTGAACTTCAGTGGATTAACTTTCAAGAAAGTAGCTAATGTCATAGGCCTATCATGATTCATGTTATCTCCATCACCGTTCCCACTATTCTCACCATTACGGTCATTGTTATGCTCTCCATTACGTTCCGCCAGACGGTTAACTGCTCGGGTAGTTGCAGTCGCCATTTCACGCACAGCCTCAGCCATAGCGTGAATCGCAGCAAACAGATTATCATCGTTTTGTGGCGGATTATTAACAGTAGACCCTTCCCGATCGCTACGTCTCCATGGAGGCATACTGATTCTGTTCATACCAAACAATCTATACCAAGGTGATCAGTGTTAATACCTCAGGTTGGGCGTGAACATTATCAGAATGAAAGCACAAAGACATtcatgcaacacatatcacatagataccctataagcatgagacacacCACAGAGCATGCAATAAAGCATGATTCAGTCCATTCCCCAGGCTTAACAGgaagaaccgctctgataccaaattgtaacgacccaacttccagcatgtctagatcatactagaaatcgaatgttaccaacttgtttttcctttttgtattattaattaataaatataagcctgTACGTTGTTAAAACCCCGCGAATTttacaagtaaattttttttaacaagaataatttaaagtcgcataccttccatatatcaagggataattaaacattcacatacataagacaaaagataacagaatatggaacaacacactataatatacatcatgttacAGAAGTGGTTCAGTTATATAAGCATAGAGCTATGGTACAGCACCCCTAAGTCAGTGACtcatatagtatatacatatatgtacataagatgccccagggcctggcctgaccaaaagccccttagctggcacccaggctagcctaactctGATATATGCCTATTCCCTCTAATCATGCTAACAAAAGTGAGGGAGACACTCTAATGTACTGAAGTTAGACTAGGCGTCTCAAAAAGTCTCCTCAATCCTGGTCTAGAGTACCTCACGGAAAATCACCGGGCCTGCTGGCGCCATGCCTGGCTCATCATCATCGCTGTCAGAGGAGATAACTATGAAGTTAGGATCTTTCTctggatcttcttcttcctcgtcctCTTCTTCTGCTGGAGTGATAGCAGAGGAACCACTGCTGGCCACAGGAACCATAAAAGGATAGCTACTAAACAAAATACAGTCGGGAGAAGGAGGTGCCGCCTCCATGATCTTATCATACTCATGTCCCTGCTGCTCATCAAAGACAGGAGTCTCGATCGGCTCAAGTAAAGGATCAAGCTCGGGTGGTAACACAGGAACACCCCACTCATCAAGGAGAAAGGGTGCAGGaggtgcctcatggatatgctGTGCAGGTATAGGCTCATCAGGTAGAGGAGGTTCAGGTGGAGGAGGATAGTCAGGTGGAGGTGGCATCTGCTCCTCAGGATGAGGTATCCCAGGTCCGCCGGGGTATAAccaagataaaggaaagtcatAGGGTGCATCTGGATTAAAGTATGCTATCCTAATAGGGTACTGGAAAGATCTACCACGAACTACATAATAACGGATACGAGGTACCGCACAGTAGATGTAATACTCGCCACGCACCGGGTCCTCGTGGATGTACGGTGGATCAATCTCGTAGAATAGGACTCCCGTGTCCATCTGTAGAggtgtaaggggtaagaactggggagttcttagtaaggtcggggtttaCAGTTAAGTTCGTTTATAATGTCCGTGGTTATAGaagtataaataaatatagagtaatatgtacataacagcaacataaactaacacatgaacaagagagaaaataggaagtaaatgcacattcacacattaatatgcaatcacacagttatgctcaaacaaacaaggaatagaacaagaacacaagaagataagaaataaataatgcacaaacaagtatgatgcatgtctgtccctactgcaggtaatgagctcatttgtcggtttcgacccgcacccgacgcaatccgaccctccaagtcagataaggccttcccagaacttaatcccagattaagtaccgcataccctctaccaagtgctctcgacttgcagggctggtatttgctcaggtctcaatataccgcaggtatgcaagtcaggcctctaccaagcattcagcttgcagggctggtactactctaccgcagcctgtctgagaagcaacatcacaatacgggcgtccccgcacaatattcacaagcattgcccgaaggctcataattcacatataaccatactttccatcatttagcaatcatcataaatcaagcattacaacatcacagaaagctcattttacaattctctgtttactctgtaaggtcaggtacacagctatatcacttttaactccttttctttttaacttaaacacaggtttcaaaatcttgtttctttacctcatatacctctatatcttctcttatgcctcttcttaggtgtttagtaaaggaaattagagaattctggactcaaatctgccttcctgaggctttcagagaaaactgtctttttatcaatattttattattaaaataataatattttatttaactttcaaaaattgcattttgacccccgGACTTCTTGGAAATTGCACTTTGGccctataacttttaatatttgcactttagcctctcaacttttgattaattaatattaaaccccaaacttttaaataattgcattttgaccccaaaactccttgaatacacgttttcatgttattccaaaaaccaaaaacattttttttcaaaagttcatcagatttctgcttggttttcagctagtttttcaatcttttcggaaaccgatttgaacccgatttttatcaaaccaaagagaaacttttcagccatcaaatacacatcaaataAGCATCAAAAATCATGATTTTCATGGCTGGAATGTCACATTTTCCAGCAGCACCAACAGCCacttcaaaaccatcataaacatgattttcaagcattaaataACAAGTTTCCATGAtcaaaccatcacacaaacacccaaaatcaaatctcaagcaacaagatctggtttaacacttcaagaacacagccaatcattgactaatttaccaaaccttacctcctttgctgcTGTCCGAGATTGCACCAAAAACAAGCTTCCagaagcacttttacgcctattttaacatcaaaaacaactttagaatcttataaaccatgaaggctgaagcttcatgatgatgaaaagaaggttttcctcaccttaaggtaactagaaatcacgttttcttggagcttttggtgattgaataagagatcctaagaaagaacatgaagaaaacatcattaacttaaggaaccaccatggccgaatcttcaaggaggaggagcagccttcataccttgatttactccatgaaaagtgacatagaaatgaagaggaggaagaagtgaacactttggtaagattagatttttgataggaGTTTCGGTTTGAGAAGGAACGGAGAAAGTCGCTCAGGTGTTCATGGAAACTTCATGGTTTTCTTTCATGGTGTTCTAAGCTTTTCCAAGAACAAAAATGATAGCCAAGCTGTCCAAGGAAGGCCATGGCTTTTGGATGATGATTATCCAAAAGTTACTTGTCAAAATATCTCAGgaaaggataattactaaagctagatttattagaacttaagtaattacattactaatggataaacattaagttacttagtgtaaatgacactagtaactggataatcataagaataaaagatatataatgaagcattagcagtgctaagttcatctaagaatgccggtattatccgttaccggtagatttcaagctcagttattatattactaaacatagatcaacattaatcacagtagagaagataataatataatattctgaataaaataataatatatgaatattatattaatataattttttctcaAAATTCGTGACTggctcgtcacatagagactaaccacggaaatcagaattttgaaattcgggcCCGAAGTGGCTCAAAAACGCAACTCTTCGCGACGTGCCTActtagattaggagaggtgtcCTCTGCAATCAAGCTGCTaactcagcagcttgatgacgcagcacctgtgtagtggaggtgcttatatgcGTAGATATTCCTAAAAATTCTGTAAAAATTCCGTTTGATCCCGAAAAAGCACCGTTTCTTCGGGGCTAGGCCATTACATTCTatcctcctaaaagaaaattttgtcctcaaaatttcaatTACCTGAAAAGAGAAATGGGTAGTCTgttctcatcttatcttccagcTCCCATGTGTACTCTTCAGTTCCAGTTTGTCCCCATGCTACCTTAACCAATGATACTGTCTTGTCTCTAAGCTATTTGTCACTTCGTTCCACAATCCTGACTGGTAGGGTTTGATTTGTCAAGTCGGCTCACagctgtactgtctctggttgtaaaatgtgGCTTTTGTCGGGATTATACTTTTTGAGTTGTgaa
This window harbors:
- the LOC112778440 gene encoding uncharacterized protein, producing the protein MQLKQGSMSVVEYTRKFEDLCRFSKVCQGNPADFEEWKCLKFEGGLREDLLNSVVPLEIRNFADLVNKSQLVEDCAKKIAAAPMNRPRSSFQNYNRYTAPQGRNFKQGAMPLRRYNQNRNVHARPTGGNGGRMRQDMGKRPQQAQMRPVCRQCGKEHGGRPCHLTGVICFSCGQPGHMAKDYPKKPVQGIDRPRQQGRVFAMTAVDAMKLDSLIQGQCYIKSRLLTILYDSGASHSFISETVAHELGLDFTMLDYNLIVRTPTSQNALSSQVCQQVPFVIEARTFIHDLVCLPLCGLDIILGLDCLSKHHVFLGCFKRIATFPSSEMHTEPVESCTFYLNSLRVISSNSGLEGYVLLSASSETNEQDLEQIRVVKEFPDVFPDDIPEFSPQREIEFSIDLVPGAGPISIAPYRMSPLN